From Tiliqua scincoides isolate rTilSci1 chromosome 2, rTilSci1.hap2, whole genome shotgun sequence, the proteins below share one genomic window:
- the MUSTN1 gene encoding musculoskeletal embryonic nuclear protein 1 — MSQPAPVKKKRPPVKVEDLKGARGKLSGNQEIKSKTYQVMKQCEQSGTAAPSIFSRDRTGGETVFDKPKEETPKSVFG; from the exons ATGTCCCAG CCAGCTCCAGTGAAAAAGAAGCGCCCTCCAGTAAAAGTGGAAGACCTCAAAGGGGCTCGCGGAAAACTCTCTGGCAACCAAGAAATTAAATCCAAAACCTACCAAGTCATGAAGCAGTGTG AGCAATCTGGCACTGCGGCACCCTCCATATTCAGCCGAGACCGCACAGGAGGGGAAACGGTCTTCGATAAGCCTAAAGAAGAGACTCCAAAGAGCGTCTTTGGCTAA